In Candidatus Contubernalis alkalaceticus, the following proteins share a genomic window:
- a CDS encoding sensor histidine kinase, which produces MEIMKKPLRLLAIYLLFSLIVLTASYLLLSNILVNQNSMYTFNQARLLTNGIMNEAENNYHNVSDFDLFAPRILSDIDEMNARLEIIDNWGRLVFDSENELAYDSHIILDIKSQVHYDASFSTLEDGLVRFAFPLVVGGHLEASAVFTLPQHLVLNQSEFHMKALLLLPVFILLAAVFFAALILYRRVNRLYHLPIQRLNTAVNEISRGNLEGQINYLEDNELGKFCRSFDIMRLELKDSLERQSRYEKSRRELVTKISHDLRTPIASIKAYVEGLKKGVAKDPSMVDKYLSVIDKKTDSLVSLIDDLFQHSLQELGQLRINKQELYSKKFLEDILEPIIVQFDNSPVSFCIEGEIPDVLINVDESRIEQVIINLVQNANKYTSEGGNITFTAENQEEFIKISIKDTGFGVSQEDLPHIFDSFYRGQKFRNRDFEGSGLGLSICKYIIEQHGGSIWVESRLNEGSTFCFTLSKV; this is translated from the coding sequence ATGGAAATCATGAAGAAACCACTGCGGCTATTAGCCATCTATTTGCTTTTTTCATTGATAGTATTAACAGCCTCTTACCTTTTATTATCCAATATTTTGGTAAACCAGAACAGCATGTACACTTTTAACCAGGCAAGGCTGCTGACCAACGGCATAATGAATGAAGCGGAAAATAATTACCACAATGTTTCGGACTTTGACCTTTTTGCCCCACGGATTCTTTCTGATATAGATGAAATGAATGCCCGTTTGGAAATCATCGACAACTGGGGAAGGCTGGTTTTTGACTCAGAGAATGAACTGGCCTATGACAGTCATATTATCCTGGACATCAAGTCGCAGGTTCACTACGATGCCAGTTTTTCAACCCTGGAAGACGGTCTGGTCAGGTTTGCTTTTCCCCTGGTGGTAGGAGGGCATCTGGAAGCCAGCGCTGTTTTTACGCTTCCTCAACACCTGGTTTTAAACCAAAGTGAGTTCCACATGAAAGCCCTGCTGCTGCTTCCTGTCTTTATACTCCTGGCCGCAGTATTTTTTGCCGCTCTTATTTTATATCGAAGGGTTAACAGGCTTTATCACCTGCCTATCCAAAGGCTCAACACGGCCGTTAATGAAATTTCCCGCGGAAACCTTGAGGGCCAAATAAATTATTTGGAAGACAACGAACTGGGAAAATTCTGCCGGTCCTTTGATATTATGAGATTGGAACTAAAGGACTCCCTGGAAAGACAATCCCGGTATGAAAAATCCCGCAGGGAATTGGTCACAAAAATATCTCATGACTTGAGAACGCCCATTGCTTCCATAAAAGCATACGTGGAAGGCCTGAAAAAAGGGGTGGCAAAAGACCCCTCCATGGTGGACAAGTACCTGTCGGTAATAGATAAAAAAACCGACAGCCTGGTAAGCCTGATCGATGACCTGTTCCAGCATTCCCTCCAGGAACTAGGCCAGCTGCGCATTAATAAACAGGAACTATACAGTAAAAAATTTTTAGAGGATATTCTTGAACCCATTATAGTGCAGTTTGATAACAGCCCCGTCTCTTTTTGCATAGAAGGGGAAATTCCCGATGTGTTGATAAATGTTGATGAATCCCGGATAGAACAGGTAATTATAAATTTAGTACAGAATGCCAATAAATACACCTCCGAAGGGGGAAATATTACCTTCACTGCTGAAAATCAAGAGGAATTTATTAAAATCTCTATTAAAGATACCGGTTTTGGCGTTTCTCAAGAGGATCTGCCCCATATATTTGACAGTTTCTACCGGGGCCAAAAGTTCCGAAACAGGGACTTTGAAGGTTCCGGGTTGGGGCTTTCCATCTGTAAGTACATCATTGAACAGCATGGGGGAAGTATCTGGGTTGAAAGCAGGCTGAACGAAGGAAGCACCTTCTGCTTTACCCTGTCAAAAGTATAA
- the metG gene encoding methionine--tRNA ligase, with amino-acid sequence MNILIGGAWPYANGSLHLGHIAALLPGDILARYYRLTGKNILYVSGSDCHGTPIAIRARQEKVSPKEIADRYHEEFVECFQKLGFSYDLYTRTDQEYHHRLVQQLFLTLLEKGLIYPKTIKQTYCITCEQFLPDRFVEGICPYCFNQARGDQCDNCSAILDPIDLKDKKCSLCGSSPSVRDTEHFYLALSKFQRDLEEYLNSHDDWRENALQLTKRYLREGLQDRAVTRDLTWGIDVPLKGFEGKKIYVWIEAVWGYFTAARRWCELKGVPWETYWRGDVTAFYVHGKDNIPFHTLILPALLKGYDDLHVPDQIISSEYLTIEGRKLSTSSNWAVWVPYILQNYHPDSIRYYLTINGPEKRDSDFSWREFIYSHNGELLGAFGNLVNRSLVFIHKSFEGKVPEGTVNKEIHSQIDVLYRQTGNKIESGEFKGALEQIFQFIRKSNKYFDERQPWVTIKQNPSDCADTIYTCVQIIANLSNLLSPFIPFSSKKIREFLSIPENTWQYTAVSPLQPVNQVEILFQRINKKRIEEEVNKLKGSTV; translated from the coding sequence ATGAATATATTAATCGGTGGAGCCTGGCCTTATGCAAATGGTTCCCTTCATCTGGGACACATCGCCGCACTGCTTCCGGGAGACATTCTGGCCAGGTATTACCGTCTAACTGGCAAAAACATATTGTATGTGTCCGGAAGTGACTGCCACGGCACTCCTATAGCCATACGGGCCAGGCAGGAAAAGGTATCCCCAAAAGAAATCGCAGACCGCTACCATGAAGAATTTGTTGAATGCTTTCAAAAGCTGGGATTTTCTTATGATTTATATACCCGCACCGACCAGGAATATCATCACCGGCTGGTTCAACAACTGTTTTTAACCCTGCTTGAAAAGGGCTTAATTTACCCCAAAACAATAAAGCAGACTTATTGTATAACCTGTGAGCAGTTTTTACCCGATCGATTTGTGGAAGGCATATGCCCATACTGCTTCAACCAAGCCCGGGGAGACCAGTGTGATAACTGCTCCGCAATCCTGGACCCCATAGATTTGAAAGATAAGAAATGCAGCCTGTGCGGGAGTTCACCATCGGTTAGAGATACGGAGCACTTTTATTTGGCTTTGTCAAAATTTCAACGGGACCTGGAAGAATATCTGAACAGTCATGATGACTGGAGAGAGAATGCCCTCCAGCTGACAAAGCGGTACCTGAGGGAAGGGTTACAGGACCGTGCAGTGACTAGAGACTTAACCTGGGGGATTGATGTGCCCCTGAAGGGCTTTGAAGGAAAGAAAATTTATGTGTGGATTGAAGCAGTATGGGGCTATTTTACTGCAGCCAGGAGATGGTGTGAACTCAAGGGCGTCCCTTGGGAAACGTACTGGAGGGGAGATGTGACCGCCTTTTATGTACATGGTAAAGACAATATTCCTTTTCACACGTTAATATTACCTGCCTTACTCAAGGGGTATGATGATCTGCATGTTCCTGACCAGATAATTTCTAGTGAATATCTGACTATTGAAGGAAGAAAATTATCAACCAGCAGTAATTGGGCAGTCTGGGTCCCATATATCTTACAGAATTATCATCCTGACTCGATTCGTTACTACCTTACTATAAACGGGCCAGAAAAACGCGATTCTGATTTTTCATGGCGGGAGTTTATTTACAGCCATAACGGGGAATTGTTAGGGGCATTTGGAAACCTGGTCAACAGGAGCCTGGTCTTTATTCATAAATCTTTTGAAGGAAAGGTTCCTGAAGGAACTGTCAATAAAGAAATACACAGCCAGATTGATGTACTGTACAGACAGACAGGAAACAAAATTGAATCGGGGGAGTTCAAGGGTGCGTTAGAGCAGATCTTTCAATTCATAAGGAAATCAAATAAATATTTTGATGAGCGCCAGCCGTGGGTTACAATAAAGCAGAATCCATCAGATTGTGCGGACACTATTTACACCTGCGTTCAGATTATTGCCAATTTATCTAATCTGCTGTCTCCCTTCATCCCTTTTAGCTCCAAAAAGATAAGGGAGTTTCTGAGTATCCCTGAAAATACCTGGCAGTATACGGCAGTTTCTCCACTGCAGCCGGTCAATCAGGTGGAAATACTTTTTCAACGGATAAATAAGAAAAGAATTGAAGAAGAGGTTAATAAACTAAAGGGCAGTACTGTCTAA
- a CDS encoding ABC transporter permease — MRSIFMMSTANLRKRKNQSLLIGFTLLLSALLLSASVGILENLKNPFHEMFEQQNGSHITLQLRGRIHDDHQIARWWETSEFVEGVHVMDYYMTGESINHNGKSQSVGDLIVTEHPGMAMTQDKLTVVEGETKDAPGKNELWIPTGFAYSWGIKPGDELEIHINGQMKSFEVSAVVVDPQYSASMMNPVRIWAYNGMLTENLLDAQDMDAMIGIRLFDYSSFSTLWTEFEDYLGTPFFGFVFDYESIEYFYSVIQSIIGIIMLLFSIIIILVSVFVIAFTISNAVISDYKVIGILKSQGFSAREVKRIYSLQYLFLAAIFVPPGILFSKPVVNGIMSQMIKSLGTSQLNISFINPGILTSAVMLIVVFLASYVSSSKAGGIKPAEAIRNAAPSKNTASGKRFNITTCMRMPLSLLLGIKNIAAGKRDAVFTIVSAAVMAFVLVFSINTYNSVKNMDKNLAFWGFDDSEVLISQDTGSHHVSNEQVLKTLYADDRVKAAVPYSVIINAAAAAQSGEISTNVIAFTYDGDMDSIGLLNLEGRSPEQDNEVSISYLTARRYNKNVGDFIDLYIEGEKGTYLVTGIYQSMNAMGWGFRIQEKAVQKSSPDFRSGSYSVKLKEGNDIDLFVGDMKKIFDDSFSIRSVYESGEINISSITSNMALVALMLSIIFMTVAFIISFNANLMSIFSHKKSFGIYKALGMTPVQIRVSMVWKDLVLASSGILAGIPLSLVISPKILSMLLSGMGLVNFPFDVTLWGTLAAIPICMMVVLFSAWIPSGKILGISPRDLIVE, encoded by the coding sequence GTGAGAAGCATATTCATGATGTCCACTGCGAATTTGAGAAAACGGAAAAACCAGTCCCTGTTAATCGGGTTTACCCTCCTGCTTTCAGCGCTGCTGCTGTCTGCATCCGTTGGAATTCTGGAAAACCTGAAAAATCCTTTCCATGAAATGTTTGAGCAGCAGAACGGTTCTCATATAACCCTGCAGCTCCGGGGCAGGATACACGATGACCACCAGATTGCCCGGTGGTGGGAAACCAGTGAGTTTGTTGAAGGGGTCCATGTGATGGACTATTACATGACCGGAGAAAGCATTAATCATAATGGAAAATCACAATCCGTTGGAGACCTGATCGTGACCGAACACCCGGGTATGGCCATGACCCAGGACAAACTGACCGTGGTTGAGGGAGAAACCAAAGATGCCCCCGGCAAAAATGAACTTTGGATTCCCACCGGTTTTGCCTATTCCTGGGGAATAAAACCGGGAGATGAGTTGGAAATTCATATTAATGGACAAATGAAGAGTTTTGAGGTATCTGCTGTTGTGGTGGATCCGCAGTACAGCGCCAGCATGATGAATCCTGTTCGGATATGGGCCTACAACGGCATGTTGACAGAAAACTTACTGGATGCACAGGACATGGATGCAATGATCGGTATTAGACTCTTTGATTATTCTTCATTCAGCACTCTTTGGACAGAATTTGAAGATTACCTGGGAACACCCTTTTTCGGCTTTGTATTTGATTATGAATCCATAGAATATTTTTACAGCGTGATACAAAGTATCATTGGAATCATTATGCTTCTATTTTCCATCATCATCATTTTGGTTTCCGTATTTGTTATCGCCTTTACCATCTCTAACGCGGTGATTTCTGATTATAAAGTTATCGGGATTTTAAAATCCCAGGGATTTTCAGCCCGGGAGGTAAAAAGGATTTATTCCCTGCAGTATTTGTTCCTGGCCGCCATTTTTGTCCCTCCGGGAATTTTATTCAGTAAACCGGTGGTTAATGGCATCATGTCGCAGATGATTAAAAGCCTGGGCACGTCACAGCTCAACATTTCATTTATCAATCCAGGCATTTTGACCTCAGCCGTGATGCTGATTGTTGTATTCCTGGCATCCTATGTCAGTTCATCCAAAGCGGGGGGCATTAAGCCGGCAGAGGCCATACGGAATGCTGCCCCTTCGAAAAATACTGCATCCGGAAAAAGATTCAATATTACCACATGTATGAGAATGCCCCTTTCCCTGCTGCTGGGAATAAAAAATATTGCTGCCGGGAAGAGGGATGCCGTATTTACCATTGTATCCGCAGCAGTGATGGCTTTTGTCCTGGTATTCTCTATAAACACTTACAATTCTGTGAAGAATATGGATAAAAACCTGGCATTCTGGGGTTTTGATGACTCCGAAGTCTTGATTTCCCAGGACACCGGCTCACACCATGTTTCTAATGAACAGGTGCTTAAAACCCTGTATGCTGATGACCGGGTAAAGGCAGCAGTACCCTACAGCGTCATTATAAACGCTGCTGCTGCGGCACAGTCAGGGGAGATTTCTACAAATGTTATAGCTTTCACCTATGATGGGGATATGGATTCCATCGGCCTTTTAAACCTGGAGGGTAGAAGTCCGGAACAAGATAATGAAGTTTCTATCTCATACTTGACAGCCCGGAGATATAACAAAAATGTAGGAGATTTCATAGACCTGTATATAGAAGGCGAAAAGGGAACATACCTGGTAACCGGCATTTATCAGTCCATGAACGCCATGGGATGGGGTTTCAGGATACAGGAAAAGGCGGTTCAGAAGAGCAGCCCGGATTTCCGGTCAGGCAGCTACTCTGTAAAGTTAAAAGAGGGAAATGATATTGACCTTTTCGTTGGTGACATGAAAAAGATATTTGACGATTCATTCAGCATCAGGTCTGTTTACGAAAGTGGGGAAATTAATATTTCGTCCATTACCTCCAACATGGCACTGGTAGCATTAATGTTAAGTATCATCTTTATGACCGTTGCCTTCATCATAAGCTTTAATGCAAACCTTATGAGCATTTTCAGCCATAAGAAAAGCTTTGGAATATATAAAGCACTGGGCATGACCCCTGTTCAGATTAGGGTGTCCATGGTCTGGAAGGATCTGGTACTGGC
- a CDS encoding response regulator transcription factor: MSNEKILIVDDEVELAEILRDYLNQEGFKTCLAFNGEEALEQFHKFQPQLVILDIMMPNIDGMEVCRIIRSKSNIPILMLSSKSTDIDKILGLGLGADDYITKPFSPTEVVARVKAQLRRFMHLSNVYKDSPLHKIGNLIINSSSYSVHVKNSKVELAAKEFELLNYLAQHPKQVFNREQLYNQIWGYDEFGDINTITVHIRKIREKIEEDPSRPKYIKTVWGVGYKFDFDEEE; encoded by the coding sequence ATGAGCAATGAAAAAATCTTGATTGTGGATGATGAAGTTGAACTGGCAGAAATCCTCCGAGATTACCTGAATCAAGAGGGTTTTAAAACCTGCCTGGCCTTCAATGGAGAGGAGGCCCTGGAACAATTTCATAAATTTCAACCTCAACTGGTAATTCTGGATATCATGATGCCGAATATTGACGGGATGGAGGTCTGCAGGATTATCCGCTCCAAATCCAACATACCTATTCTCATGCTCAGCTCTAAAAGTACGGATATCGATAAAATTCTGGGCCTGGGATTGGGCGCAGACGATTACATTACCAAGCCCTTCAGCCCCACAGAGGTGGTAGCCAGAGTTAAGGCCCAGTTAAGAAGGTTTATGCATCTTTCTAATGTCTACAAGGATTCCCCACTGCATAAGATTGGCAATCTCATCATTAACAGCAGTTCTTATTCAGTGCACGTAAAGAACTCAAAAGTAGAGCTGGCCGCCAAGGAATTTGAACTACTTAATTACCTGGCACAACATCCCAAACAGGTTTTCAACCGGGAACAGCTTTACAACCAGATTTGGGGTTATGATGAGTTTGGCGATATCAATACCATCACAGTGCATATCCGAAAAATCCGTGAAAAGATAGAGGAAGACCCCTCCAGGCCAAAATACATAAAGACTGTTTGGGGCGTTGGCTACAAATTCGACTTTGATGAAGAGGAATAG
- a CDS encoding ABC transporter ATP-binding protein, giving the protein MQNVILSTKDLCKTYVSDGIQFHAIRNINLEIYRQDFTVIMGSSGSGKSTLLYLLSGIDSVTAGEVSFQGSRVDLMDEKKTAEFRRKSIGFIFQAINLVPNLTLFENIAISGYLVSSNRKQVNEKTKELLAVMGLEQEAQRLPSQVSGGQQQRAAIARGLINSPTVLFADEPTGSLNSQQSQNVLDILTDINTEGQTIVMVTHDIKAACRADRILFIKDGKIGGDLKLEKYSKNDSEQREKEIFRYLTEKGW; this is encoded by the coding sequence ATGCAAAATGTCATTCTCAGTACAAAAGATTTGTGTAAAACCTACGTTAGTGACGGGATTCAATTCCATGCTATACGGAATATCAACCTGGAAATATACCGGCAGGATTTTACGGTGATCATGGGAAGTTCCGGGTCCGGCAAATCCACACTCTTGTATCTCCTGAGCGGTATCGATTCCGTAACCGCCGGTGAAGTAAGCTTCCAGGGATCCCGGGTGGATTTGATGGATGAAAAGAAAACGGCAGAATTCAGACGTAAAAGTATAGGCTTTATTTTCCAGGCCATCAACCTGGTCCCCAATCTAACGCTTTTTGAAAATATAGCTATTTCCGGGTACCTGGTTTCCAGCAACCGGAAACAGGTAAACGAAAAAACAAAAGAGCTTCTGGCCGTGATGGGTTTGGAACAGGAAGCTCAAAGGCTGCCTTCTCAGGTTTCGGGGGGACAGCAGCAGAGGGCCGCCATAGCCAGGGGGTTGATTAACTCGCCTACGGTGCTTTTTGCCGATGAGCCTACAGGAAGCCTCAATTCTCAGCAAAGCCAAAATGTGCTGGATATCCTCACCGATATCAACACAGAAGGACAGACTATTGTTATGGTAACCCATGATATTAAGGCAGCCTGCAGGGCAGATAGAATACTTTTTATCAAAGACGGTAAAATCGGTGGAGACCTGAAGTTAGAGAAATACAGCAAGAACGACAGTGAACAAAGAGAAAAAGAGATATTCCGGTATCTTACAGAGAAGGGGTGGTAA
- a CDS encoding glycosyltransferase, translating to MRVLILTIGTRGDIEPYVGLAQALIKDSIPVTLVTNDIHKKRVQSQKIDFFSIDNDNSEDKNDSVAKLLENQGLSAVKKGISLMFDGMEKAHYKINKIVPDYDVVIGHGWFGELEADLHNKKFIRAGLNPSLARLTQNKLSNSLKNLIGAIFLKQLIFKPYNEFRTQFGGASISMDNFYAKPFLLPIPTLLTPVHDFEASVFQSDYWFPDYDSPILSEELDAFLHRNTKKLLVSFGSITWANNNLSSIAMQFVNAGRRFGFDTIWVGTEIKSPEIDRAANEGCFIQMEEYPFHFLLPKVDLIAHHCGLGTTCSTLRAGVPTIPVPHLVDQFDWAKRLYQMGIASKPIHIKNLNERAIINRLESALKKELYSEELLEIKKKMEKQVQKESVVNRIREIYKEN from the coding sequence ATGAGAGTACTAATACTTACAATTGGAACAAGAGGTGATATTGAACCTTATGTTGGGTTAGCTCAAGCACTAATTAAGGATAGTATTCCTGTAACTCTTGTCACAAACGACATACATAAAAAACGTGTTCAATCCCAGAAAATAGATTTTTTTTCTATAGACAATGATAATAGTGAAGATAAAAACGATTCTGTTGCGAAGCTTCTTGAGAATCAGGGGTTGAGCGCTGTAAAAAAAGGTATATCCCTTATGTTTGATGGTATGGAGAAGGCACATTACAAAATCAACAAAATTGTCCCTGATTATGATGTCGTTATTGGACATGGATGGTTTGGTGAACTTGAGGCAGATCTGCACAATAAAAAATTCATCCGAGCAGGTCTTAATCCTAGCTTGGCAAGACTTACTCAAAATAAGCTTTCGAATTCCCTTAAGAATTTGATTGGAGCTATTTTTTTAAAACAATTGATTTTCAAACCTTATAATGAGTTTCGTACTCAGTTTGGTGGTGCATCCATATCAATGGATAATTTTTATGCTAAACCTTTTTTACTTCCTATTCCAACTTTGCTAACACCAGTGCATGATTTTGAGGCTTCTGTATTTCAATCTGATTATTGGTTTCCTGATTATGATTCACCCATTTTGTCAGAGGAATTGGACGCTTTTTTACATAGAAATACCAAAAAGTTATTAGTCAGCTTTGGCTCGATTACATGGGCAAACAATAATCTGTCATCTATAGCAATGCAATTTGTAAATGCTGGGAGAAGATTTGGTTTTGACACGATATGGGTAGGAACAGAAATAAAGTCGCCGGAAATTGACAGGGCAGCAAATGAAGGTTGCTTCATCCAGATGGAAGAGTACCCTTTTCATTTTCTGTTGCCAAAAGTTGACCTGATTGCACATCATTGTGGTTTAGGGACAACATGTTCAACTTTAAGGGCAGGTGTTCCAACCATTCCAGTTCCGCATTTAGTTGATCAATTTGATTGGGCTAAAAGGCTCTATCAGATGGGAATAGCTTCAAAGCCTATTCATATTAAGAATTTAAATGAACGAGCTATCATTAATCGACTTGAAAGTGCTTTAAAAAAAGAATTGTATTCAGAAGAATTATTAGAGATAAAAAAGAAGATGGAAAAGCAAGTACAAAAAGAATCTGTCGTAAATCGTATCAGAGAAATCTATAAGGAAAACTAA
- a CDS encoding TetR/AcrR family transcriptional regulator, translating into MVRDKELQMNNINFKHIDTENEKVKRIIKAGFEVYSRNEIDKASTNMIVKRAGISRGLLYHYFKDKQEVFDFLVYYSIKVIIHDIKNSIDWNDGDIINREREISLSILHATKEYPYIFEFYQKHLLKLSNATITKYADDISQDISKKLYNQGIDKNMIKDDVDIDKMIAIIRYTVIGLLTDRFRDTQSSTLDTDQDIEHHLNEYFQFFRDLFYK; encoded by the coding sequence ATGGTAAGAGATAAGGAGTTACAAATGAATAATATAAATTTTAAACATATTGATACTGAAAATGAAAAAGTGAAGCGAATCATCAAAGCCGGATTTGAGGTGTATAGCAGAAATGAGATTGATAAAGCCTCAACCAATATGATTGTTAAACGAGCGGGTATATCTAGAGGACTTTTATATCATTATTTTAAGGATAAACAAGAGGTATTTGATTTTTTGGTCTACTATTCAATTAAAGTAATTATTCACGATATAAAAAACAGTATTGATTGGAATGATGGCGATATAATCAATAGGGAACGGGAAATTTCATTATCAATATTGCACGCCACGAAGGAGTATCCATACATCTTTGAATTCTATCAAAAACATTTATTAAAGCTTTCCAACGCGACAATAACAAAATATGCGGATGATATCAGTCAAGATATCAGCAAAAAGCTGTATAATCAGGGAATCGATAAAAATATGATCAAAGATGATGTAGATATTGATAAGATGATAGCAATTATTCGATATACAGTAATCGGACTTTTAACTGACCGATTTCGGGATACCCAAAGTAGTACTTTGGACACAGATCAGGATATTGAACATCATCTCAATGAATACTTTCAGTTTTTTAGAGATTTATTCTATAAGTGA
- a CDS encoding alpha/beta fold hydrolase: MQKTKKILQYIIIFITTLSVILIGTGLLYISYEKHQVRRAFAIDTVNGIETLEPVVLGEVEQWISIRGTNTQNPVLLFLHGGPGGSALPNLRHFHRELEEHFTLVNWDQRGAGKSYSVRIPEDSFTIDQFVSDTHQLTLLLIERFETDKIYLMGHSWGTIIGMKAVYQRPELYHAYFGTAQVVNPAKGEAISYHYTLESAYADNNNKAVEELRAAGAAPYEFDDTFWDKLLVQRKWLSYYGGNVHNNKNLFSDSLNLFAPEYSIIDFFNLKRGNQSSVYYLWDELLTVNLMEQVTEVEIPVYFITGRHDYIAPFELVEEYYHHLKAPSKELIWFENSAHSPIFEEIELFQQILVQKIRHEPEN, encoded by the coding sequence ATGCAGAAAACAAAGAAGATTCTTCAATACATTATTATCTTCATTACCACCCTGTCGGTTATATTAATAGGAACAGGCCTTCTTTATATATCTTATGAAAAACACCAGGTTCGCAGGGCCTTTGCCATCGATACCGTCAACGGTATTGAAACTCTGGAGCCAGTCGTCCTGGGTGAGGTTGAACAGTGGATATCTATTCGAGGAACTAATACCCAAAATCCTGTGCTTCTTTTCCTCCACGGTGGACCTGGAGGTTCTGCCCTGCCTAATTTGCGGCATTTTCACCGGGAGTTGGAGGAGCATTTCACACTGGTCAACTGGGATCAGAGAGGTGCCGGCAAATCATATTCTGTCCGTATCCCTGAAGATTCTTTTACTATTGACCAGTTCGTCTCAGACACACACCAGCTGACCCTGCTTTTAATTGAACGTTTCGAAACAGACAAAATATATCTCATGGGCCACTCCTGGGGCACTATTATCGGGATGAAAGCAGTTTACCAGCGTCCTGAACTATACCATGCCTATTTTGGCACTGCCCAGGTAGTCAATCCTGCAAAGGGGGAAGCCATATCCTACCACTACACTTTGGAGTCAGCTTACGCTGACAATAATAACAAGGCTGTAGAAGAGCTGAGGGCAGCCGGTGCTGCTCCTTATGAATTTGACGATACATTTTGGGACAAACTACTGGTTCAACGTAAATGGCTCTCATATTACGGCGGTAATGTACACAATAATAAGAATCTGTTTTCGGACTCATTAAACCTCTTTGCTCCGGAATACAGCATCATAGATTTCTTTAACCTTAAGCGGGGCAATCAGTCCTCGGTATACTATCTATGGGATGAACTGTTAACGGTAAACCTCATGGAACAGGTCACTGAGGTGGAGATTCCTGTCTACTTTATTACAGGCAGGCACGATTATATCGCACCCTTTGAACTAGTGGAAGAATACTACCATCATTTAAAAGCCCCTTCCAAGGAACTCATATGGTTTGAAAATTCAGCCCACAGCCCTATCTTTGAAGAAATTGAACTTTTTCAGCAAATTCTCGTCCAAAAAATTCGCCATGAACCTGAAAATTGA
- a CDS encoding alpha/beta fold hydrolase: MNILEIIFIILLIVCGLIGILLVTSTINHNYQLRKEAKKYPPPGKLVKVKNHKTHIYVDGHGDNTLIFMSGHGTTNPTIDFKPLWMRMVDEYRIAVVEKAGYGWSETSSSPRDIDTMLKETRQALEFAGEKEPYVLVPHSMSGLEAIYWAQKYPYEVKAIIGLDPTVPDFVDQSLQMPHKTQLYFMYLVSRMGLSRFMPESEVEKTFPLMKSKDLTNED, translated from the coding sequence TTCTTTTAATTGTATGTGGCTTGATAGGAATTCTCCTGGTCACTTCTACCATAAATCATAACTACCAACTGCGAAAAGAAGCCAAAAAATATCCGCCACCAGGGAAGCTAGTCAAAGTAAAGAATCACAAAACTCATATCTATGTAGACGGTCACGGGGATAATACATTGATCTTCATGTCTGGTCATGGGACCACCAATCCAACTATAGATTTTAAACCTTTATGGATGAGAATGGTGGATGAATATCGAATTGCTGTAGTAGAAAAGGCGGGTTATGGTTGGAGTGAAACGTCATCAAGCCCAAGAGATATTGATACCATGCTTAAAGAAACCAGGCAAGCTCTGGAATTTGCCGGAGAAAAAGAGCCATATGTACTGGTTCCTCACTCAATGTCGGGTTTAGAAGCAATATACTGGGCACAGAAATATCCCTATGAGGTAAAAGCAATCATTGGGCTTGATCCAACGGTTCCTGATTTTGTTGACCAATCTCTACAAATGCCTCACAAAACTCAATTATATTTCATGTATTTAGTATCAAGAATGGGTTTATCCCGATTCATGCCTGAGTCTGAAGTAGAAAAGACTTTCCCCCTAATGAAATCTAAAGACCTGACCAACGAAGATTAA